The Nicotiana tomentosiformis chromosome 9, ASM39032v3, whole genome shotgun sequence genome contains the following window.
AAATATCCCGGGGCGAtagtggggcgaaagtctcaagaggcgtacgccccgcaatttggggcgtacgtcCGGGCGTTCGAGGCGCGTTTGTTTAGTAAGGAGTAAACCCAagaaactttttcaaattaaaataaaatttgttgaattagtccttcatataatacccaaattctcaaaagtcagtttggtaattactcaaaatatttaaaaaggaactcgaaagtattaaatttaaaagtaaagaccttttttattgatttaaatcctaattcatgatttttttaattttttatcttgtccgctagtctgctaatatctcccaaaagcaacgaatatttaatttttttttacaaatacaaagagaactatattcttcttcataacagcaaattcaaagttcaaattgcaggttaatcatcctttttgttcctccatatagaaaactttattcttttagactcaaattacttgtgcttgtaagtaacgtataatagattgttttgattagttttttgtggggatggagcacacatatatatagttttctttaatttttatgcaattttacttgtttataaatatttactgttattatattattttataaaatattaaaaattaaatacctatgggacttacgccccgtgcctcgggACTTATGCCccactgaggcatatgtaaaatgcatCGCCTTACGCCCATGCCTTTTAATACACTGGTCACAATAGACACTCAAAGAAAAATCAGTAGAATCATTGAGAAATATATCAAAATTAGAGGTACATTTGAGGTATCTAAGTAGATGCAGAGCTTCTTACATGTGAGGAAGGCAGGGCTGCTGCATAAACTAACTTAAGTGTTGTACTGCAAAGGAGGTGTCAGGCCTAGTGTGAGTGAGAAAATTCAGCTTCCCAATCAGACATCTGTAACTCTCAGGGTTAGGCAACACATCACCTTCAGTGGCCTTTAGTTTCCCATGCATCTCAAGGGGCAGACCACAAATGAACAATCAGAAGAATGGAACTCCTTGAGAAGGTCATGAATGAActttttttgatgaaataaaaccCCATAATCAGTATGCAACACCTCAATCCCCAAGAAGTAATTGAGATTGCCTAAATCCTTAATTTTAAATTGATCATGGAGAAAAGCTTTCACAACAGATATTTTAGCTAAATCAGTCCCAGTGATGATtatatcatccacatacaccaCCAAAATGACAAAGGACTCTCCAGAACCCCAAGGAAACATAGAATAATCACTCAAGGAATGCACATAACCCCTAGAATACAAAGCATTTGACTACTTGGTATACCACTGTCTAGAAGCTTGCCTTAGTACATATAAGAATTTTTTGAGTCTGCAAACTAGAGGGgctgaagaagaagaggaagaaacaGACAAGCTAGGTGGAAGTTTCATGAAGACCTCCTCATTCAAATCCCCATGTAGAAAAGCATTGTTTACATCTAATTGAAACAATGGCCATTTATTTTTAACTTTCACAACAATTAAGGTTTTAACAATAGACATCTTTACAACATGTGAAAAGGTTTCATGAAAATCTATTCCTTCAACCTGAGTGTCGCCCCTTAACACAAGTCTAGCCTTGTATCTTTTTATTGTTCCATCAGCTTTGTATTTGACCTTATACACCCATTTACAATCAATGGGCTTCTTACCCAATGGTAGCTGAACAATTTCCCAAGTTCCATTGGCCTCTAAGGCCTCAAATTCCTTTTTCATAGCATCCTGCCACTCAGGACTTGATGCTGCTTGTGAGTAAGTGTTAGGCTAAAAAACATTATGCTCATCAAAAGTAGAAACAAAAGTGGAGTTAGCAGACTTAAGTCGTTGTGAAGGAAAGTGGCAGACATAGTTTTGGAGATAGGAATGAGGGTTATGAGGTCTGGAAGACTTTCTAATCACAGAAACCGCTTTACTAGAAACAGGGAAGAAGTGGACACGGGTGACAAGGAAAGAGAAGGAGAAGGCAAGTCAGCAGTGGGGAAAACATGTGGAGAGGAATCAGGAGTTGATGGGGGTGAATCAGGAGAAGCATGGTATGATGAAGTAGGATAAAAAAAAATCAGACTAACGAGAATGGTTGAAACAAGTAGAAAAATGTATATTGCACATGGGAGAGTGCTTTGATATTTTTTGAATAAAAGGGAATATATGTTTATGAAATATAACATCTCTGGAAACAAAACAAgttttgtgtttcaaataatacAATTTGTATCCTTTCTTTGCAAAGGAATATCCTAAGAAGACACTGGGGGTAACCCTTGGTTGAAGCTTGTCTCTATGAGGTTTTGGGACAGTAAAGTAGCATAGACACCCAAAAGGTCTAATATTGGAGTAAACAGAGAGTTTGTTGTAGAGGATTTCATAGGGACTTTTGTCTTTTAACAAACTGGAAGGGAACCTATTTATCAAATAGGTGGCAATGAGAATGCAATCTCCCCAGAATCTAATGGGGGAGTCCAGACTGAAATGGAAGGGCCCTAGCAGTTTCTAAGAGATGCATGTGCTTTTTTTCTACAACCTCATTCTGCTGTGAGGTGTGAGGACATGATGTTTGATGTATGATCCCTTTCTCAGAGAAGTATGCAGAACCAACAGTGCTTGATCCTAATTCCAGAGCATTATCACTCCTTACAGTTTGAACCTTTAACTAGAAGTGTGTTTCAGTCATGGCGATGATGGCTTTTAAAAGGTCAAATGCATTACTTTTGGCACCCATTAAGTGGGTCCAAGTGGCTCTGGAGAAGTCATCTACAATGGTCAAAAAAATACTTTGATCCAGTATAAGCGGGAGAATGATAAGGACCTCAAGTATCAATGTGTATTAACTGAAAAGGTTTTATAGTTTGTATGTTGCTATCAGGGAATGGCAGTCTGGTTTGCCTTGCTAAGGGAAAAACTAGGCAAGAAAATGACtttttgggagaaaaatgtaaGGCAAGTGCAGGAATATGTTTCATTCTAGAAAATGGAATGTGCTCTAGTCTATAGTGCCAAACAACATccattttattaaaattattcaAGTTTGCATCAGCATGTACATGTCTCTTATTAGAACCAGCACTAGTTACATTTGCACTAATCTCAGAAGGAAAAACACATACATCATGCATAACAGAAGAAGAAATAGGAGAAGTGGGAATGACAGAAGAAGTAGCAGAGGTGGCAGAAGCAACAGGAGGCATAATAAGCTTGTAGAGATTTATGATCCAGTTTACCAAGAACCAGAGGCATCTTCAGTGAAGGGGCTTGTATAGCACAAAGAGTTCTGGTAAACAAGACAATCCCATTGAATTAATCTAACAACTTATAtacataaattaaattatatttgaaagaaggaACATAGAGGACATGATGAATTGTGAAGTTAGGAAATAAAGTCAATGATCCGACAAGGTGAACTTTGACCTTATAACCATTAGGTAAGGATACAAGGCAAGGAATTGGTAAGGGTTGCAAGTTGAAAAAAAAATCTTTATGGGAGGTCATATGATCAGAGGCTCCAGAATCTATGATCCAAATAAAACTATCTAGTTGAGAAAGcatacaagatttgagcaaaacaCTCTCAGATATCAGCTTACCAGCAAAATTGGCAAAAGCCATGATATTTAGAGTTGAGGATGAATCAGATATGTGAGTATGTTGAAGCATCATCATCAATTGTGAATATTGATCCTTAGTGAGACCGGCACCATTGAGTCAGAGACAACCTCAGAAGAAGTATCAGATTGAGACCCTCCACCAGGAACAACAACATTAGAAGGGGAACCATGCTCCAACTCAACATGAGCAGCAGTTTTCCTTGAGGCAGTTCCCTTAGTAAACTTGAAGTTGGGAGGATACCCATGCAACTTATAGCATTTGTCAATGGTATGTCCTGGTTTCTTGCAATACTTACAGGTTGGAGGTTTAGAAGAATCAAAATTGACTCTGTAAGGGTAGACTTTCTTGGATACACCAGCATTGAATGAAGCAGAACTAGGAAGAAACTGAGGAGAAGTGGAAACTTGTCTCTGTTTTTCATCTGAGAGTAAGATGCTGTAAACAGTGCTAACAGAGGGAAAGGGTTTAATCATGAAAATGTTGCTCCTAGTCTGTATGTATGTATCATTTAAACCCATCAGAAACTGGTAGACGTTTTGGACATACCCATCCTTCTAATAATTAGACTTGGCACCACAATTACTACAAGTCCTGACTCTAGTGACTGATAAGGCAGCAATGACCCTTGTGAGATATGGGCTCACTCCTTTTTGAGTTCAAAAATTCTGGCAGCATCAGCCTGACCATATCTCTCTTCCAACTCCCCCCAAATGTCCTTGGCAAGCTCAGAGTACTCAACACTACGAGCTATGTCCTTAGACAAAGAGTTGAATAACTACGAAACCACAAAATCATTGCATCTCTGCCACTGTCTCACCAGGGGAGAGGTATCACGGGGTTTAACAAAGACTCCATTGACAaagtcaagtttgtttctgacaGAGAGGGCCACTAAAATAGTGTGTCTCCAACTCCCATAACCAGTGCCATCAAATGGCACTAAAACTAAAGAGGTTCCTAGTACATCAGAAGGATGGACATATAGAGGATGACAAGGATGGGTATAGTCATCCTCATGGAAAGCAAAGCGAGAAAATACAGGTCTAGACAGGATAGGGGTAGGGGTAGACGAATTATCGTCTgacattttctcaaaatataagGAAAAGAATATCAACAGATACTATGCATGCAATCTATAGGTAAGTAAAGTTACCAAATTCCTTCGCGAACCGGAAGGAACAACGGCCTTGTTTATTGGAGAGAACTCGATAATCCACTGATGAAGACACAATCACCAAACCCTAGCTTTGGCTTGAATTTGATGAAATTCAAAATCAGCTGAGGAAATCCATAACTTTTGATGAGATAAAGTAGAAAGTAAGAGAAAACAACAGCAAAATGCAAAATTTGACGGAAAAACTGGAAAATTCCGTCAAAATTAGTCAACCACAACGAAGAGAATCAGAAACGAAAAACTCCAACGAAAAACCTCGAGGGTAAGATCGGACGAGAGGAAATCAAGAGCTCTAACTGGATtttagctctgataccatgttaagacTAAGATTCGAAGTAAAAATTGAAGATTCCATGGCTAGAGCTAGAAAGGTTCGGGGAGAGAGAATTGAGGCTTTTCTTATTACTGCtcagaaaatgaaataaaatatctATTTTGTGTCTTTACAACCCATGTGGGCTTGTCTATATATATGACCCGTTCGATTGGTCCAAACACTAAACTACAACTACAACTATAACTCTGCTTAATAAATACAAAGTGGGCTTCGAGGCCCAATACAAAGAATGAGCAAAGAATCAAATAATGTGGCCCAATACTACTAACCATTTGCACTAATCTCAACAAGTATTGACATAATTAGGTTACTTAAAGTCAATTGTCTATAAATGGCTACATAAAATTACTTATGTAAACATTTCTGGTTGACATAAACGAGGCGAGAAATAATTTGTTGTATTTTGATATTTCATAGTATTTTGATATTTCATAGAATTCAGAGTAATATTCAGGCTGAAAAAAATCCATAACTCAGGATTCTTGATTTATCACTAATGACTAAATTACATGAAGGACATGCATTTCCCCTTGTTTTTCTTTTAAATGAATATATGACATGTTTCCAAAGTTGGATTTTTCGTTTTCTTTTTGGGGTcagtaaaaaagaaaagaaaaatacaactTTCCTGCCTTACTTCGATTTGGCTAGCAATTATCTAAAAGgtttgctatatatatatatatatatatatatatatatatatatatatatatattatgcgaAATAATTTTGCAATATCAGATCActtcaaaaataattaaaaagtaCATGCACTTACAATTGAATATTATATTATGATTTATGAGTGCATATTTACTTGTTCTAACAAGTCATCGACTTTATTTTCTACATTACCTGATTAGACTTATTCTAAAATGTTACTTATTGTTATAGACCATCTTAACATGATGATGTAAAATGCTAATACGAACTCATCAAATATAATAATTTGTAATCTGTAGAATTCGTAAACTGATGAATAAGGAAATACATTTTATAGTAAGTCGAAATTGTACTGATTATTTAGCAAGGAGTTTTATTAGTGTCAACCATTTCACatttgttctacttcaaacacAGATATGAAGCTGGTCCAAGGAGTTCAAGAATATTAAATCTTCCAAGGAGTTAAATTGATTAACTCGTTGGCATATCCCTTCACTTGGTTTGCAACACCAGAAAATTAATTAGACAGGCACATTAAACCGATGCTTTTGTTATAGACTGTTCTCCATTGAAGTATAATTAACTAGCATAAATATTTGAACGATTATTTTGAAGGAAAAATAATCGAATAACGAAAGGAACCTTACAGGTTCTGGTTTGCCTATTCAATCACAACATACCTGGCTAAGTACAATTACTAAAAAATATGAATGTGAAGTTGCTATATGATTTCAGAAAACCTAACATAAATAACCATTAACAGGATATACTTTCGTTTCTAATGGCATGAAATGATAGGGAATAATAAGGAAATAATACTAAATAAAGGAAGTTTTATTCATGTAAACAGTCACAAAAGGAACTTCCCAAATAACACAAATATCACAAAATAACAAACATAAGCAAATAACACAAACTCGATAAAATAACATTAACATGTGAATTTCCAAAATGGCAAAATCTCAGGCACAAACCAGCAAAATGGAAAGGTGGAGACACTTGGGATCTCATTCCTCCTCGGACTCGGACTCAGCACTCTGTAACCATTCGACAAAGGGTTTGACATTCTTCCAAATTTTGGAGTCCTTGTTCCCAGCAGCACCCTTGCCGTACCACTGTACTATATATTCCTCCTCCAACACATCAGCATCATATAAAGCTTTCAAAACCAGAGCCACTTCCTTCAGAGCAACTGGGTATTTCCCACAAAATTCTTCTATAGCTCGAAGCAATCGTAGCTGTGACTCCTCGTCTTGAGAAACAGCAGCAAGGTAACTTTTCTTCTTAAGAACCTCCTTGGCAAATCCTTTCTCAACCCCATCCAACAGTGCCTCGTACAAAGCAATGATAACTTCCTGAGGAGACCCAGAGAGTGAACCCAAACAGCATTGCAATTGGCCGGCAGTAACTCCCTTTCTTATATTTGTTTTCACCTCCTCAACGAGCCTCTCATGGTTTGACTCTCCATTCTCGGTCGTAGGATTCTTAGATGGTACAGCAGCAGCTGCTTTAGGACTCTGGGCTTGAGTAGCTGCCTTGGACTTCTTCTCTGACTCAATTGTTGAAAGCATAACCATCTCAGCAGTTGCAGCATTTAGCTGTTCTTGTATACGCTGCTGAGCAGCTTCTAGTGATGTATCAGTCTGCCATTGgacgtcatcatcatcatcttcttcgtccTCCTCTTCTTTCACATTAACATGGTTTCTAGGTGGTGAAGCACGATCCTCATCAGAGCCACCATGTTTCTTTTTAGAGCTAGGTTTTGCACAAGCATCTTTGGAGGAAACTTTTTTCTTTGTCTTCAGCTTCTTCTGCTCTTCATCAGCAGCCTCGCCTTCCTTCATTCGCTCCTTCTCAGCTCTTCTCATTGCCTTCTTGTCCTTGGAGCCCTTCTTAGGTTCAGGCGGGTTCTTCAGTATAAAAGTTGTGAGCTTGTCCCTCATGTCCACATTAGAAATGAAACCACATGCAGCGCATTTCAGTTGGATCATCTGAGTCTTAGTTATTATGACCTCTGTTTCAGGGTTTCCACAACCATAGCACTGCACATATTTCTTAATAAAGTTCTCAAGAAGACCAGCAAGTTTAGGAGTTTCATGAGCTCCATTGACAAGTGCAGTTCCAGTTCTTTCATCAAATTTTGACTGAGCCCCAAGCTCATTTCCAAAATATTTTGTAGTATAGGATGGGGGCCTTGCTAAAGCTTTGGCAATATCAACCATGTTCACCACATTTGTCTTGATTCCATTCCCGCGCCCCTCTATCTTGGTAATCATCCTGGGCATCTTATACCTGTAGAAGGCATCATCATTGTT
Protein-coding sequences here:
- the LOC138899159 gene encoding uncharacterized protein, translating into MSDDNSSTPTPILSRPVFSRFAFHEDDYTHPCHPLYVHPSDVLGTSLVLVPFDGTGYGSWRHTILVALSVRNKLDFVNGVFVKPRDTSPLLFNSLSKDIARSVEYSELAKDIWGELEERYGQADAARIFELKKE
- the LOC104085278 gene encoding eukaryotic translation initiation factor 5-like; amino-acid sequence: MALQNIGASNNDDAFYRYKMPRMITKIEGRGNGIKTNVVNMVDIAKALARPPSYTTKYFGNELGAQSKFDERTGTALVNGAHETPKLAGLLENFIKKYVQCYGCGNPETEVIITKTQMIQLKCAACGFISNVDMRDKLTTFILKNPPEPKKGSKDKKAMRRAEKERMKEGEAADEEQKKLKTKKKVSSKDACAKPSSKKKHGGSDEDRASPPRNHVNVKEEEDEEDDDDDVQWQTDTSLEAAQQRIQEQLNAATAEMVMLSTIESEKKSKAATQAQSPKAAAAVPSKNPTTENGESNHERLVEEVKTNIRKGVTAGQLQCCLGSLSGSPQEVIIALYEALLDGVEKGFAKEVLKKKSYLAAVSQDEESQLRLLRAIEEFCGKYPVALKEVALVLKALYDADVLEEEYIVQWYGKGAAGNKDSKIWKNVKPFVEWLQSAESESEEE